CCGTGCACCCGATGCGCAGCGCCGCCGAGGTGGACGACCCCGTGCCGATCGGCCGACCCGTCGCGGGTACCGGGATCCACATCCTCGACGCCCACCAGCGGGAGGTCCCGCCCGGTGCCGTCGGCGAGCTGTACACGTCGGGCGTCGGACTCGCGGCGGGCTACCTCGACGACCCGGAGCGGACGGCCGCCGCGTTCGGCCGGTTCTGCCCCGACCTGCCGGAGCGCCTCTACCGGACCGGTGACCTGGTGCGGCTGGCCGCCGACGGCACCGTGCGGTTCCTGGGCCGACGCGACCACCAGGTCAAGGTACGGGGCTTCCGCATCGAGCTGGACGAGATCCGCTCGGCGGTCCTGCGGGCGGCCGGCGGCGGCGTCGCCGACTGTCTCGTCCTGACGGCCGGACGCGACAGCTCGGACAAGCAGCTCGTCGCGGCGGTGGTGCCGGCGGCCGGCGCGCCCCGGCCGGACCCGGCCGCGCTGATCGGGGAACTGGGCGCCGTGCTGCCCGCGTACATGGTGCCGAGGAAGTGGGCGGTGCTGAGCGAGCTGCCGGTGACGCCCAACGGCAAGATCGATCGTGACGCGATAGTGCGCCTGGCGGCGACGCCGGCGCACTCGAGCGCGCGGCAGTCGTAGCGGAGGGGAACCATCGACACGCTCGCAGCGGCCTTCCACCAGCTGACGGCCTATTCCACCGACCGGCACTGGCTGGAGCCGGTCGACGACGACCGGCTGCGCCAGGACTTCATCCCGCTGCTGGCGGAGGAGCAGCCGCCGCCGTTCAAGGAGTACCCGGCGCACCTGCCGCGGGTCACGCTGCCGGCCGTCCCGGGCGCCCCGGTGGCGGCGGCGACGCTGCTCAGCGGCGACGTGGTCGGACCGGCGGCGGGCCGGACGCCGAGCATCGGGGACGTGTCGGTGACGCTCGCCCGGTGCGCGGGGGTGAAGGGGCGCTCCGCGCGCTCCGGCGAACTCTTCCGGGCCGTCAGCTCCGCGGGCAACCGGCATCCGTACGAGGTCTATGTCAGCGCCCGAGGCGTCGACGGTCTCCCGGACGGGGTGTGGCACTACGACCCCCGCGCCCACGCGGTCACCCTGATCGGGCCGCCGGCGGTCGGCGAGGTGACGGCCCTGGTCATCAGCGGCGTGCCGTGGCGCAGCTGCTGGCGGTACAGCGAGCGCGGCTACCGGCACGTCGGCTGGGACTGCGGCACCGTCACGGCGCACGCGGTGCTGGCCGCTGCGGCGCAGGGACTGCCCGCGCGGGTGGAGACCGCCTTCGACGACGCCGCGGTGCGCGCCCTGATCGGGGCCCGGGACGGTGCGGAGTTCCCGATGGTGCTGGTGCCGCTGGGTGACGGCACGCCCGCGGTGGCCGCCGGTGGGGAGGCGGCGCAGGGCGACCTCGGCGCGGGCGCGGAGGAGTTCCCACTCGTGGTCGCGGTGCACGAGGCCGGGAACCTGCGCGGGGCGGCGGAGGTCGCGCAGTGGCGCCGCACCCGGGCGGGCCGTGATCCGGCCCTCCGCCCGACGGCGCAGGTCCCCGCCGAGGCCGGCGACGAGCCGCTGGAGCTGCTGGTGAGCCGGCGGCGCTCCACCCGCCGGCTCGACGACGCGGCCGTCATCCCGCCGGCCGCCGCCCGGTGGATCGTCGACGTGGCCTCGGCGGCGATGCCGGGGGACGCCGGCACGCTCCACGAGGTACGGGTCGTGGCGCACGGCGTCGAAGGGCTGGATCCGGGGGTGTACCGGCCGACGGCCGACGGTCTCGAACGGACCGCCTCCACCAGCCGGGAGGCGACCTTCCGGACCTGCCTCGACCAGGCGCCCGGCCGGGACGCCGCCGCCGTGCTCTTCCTGACCCCGGCGCCCGGGCCGGCGGTCGCCTCGGACCCGCGGACCTACCGCGCGGCCCTGCTGGCGGCGGGTTACGCGCTGGGCCGGATCTATCTCGCCGTCACGGCGCTGCGGCTGGACTGCAGCGGCCTCACCTTCGTCGACAGTGAGCTGCCCGCCACGATCGGTGTCCAGGATGCCCTGGCGGTCATCGCCGTCGGCGTACGCCGGTGAGCACGGAACGGAAGGCTCCCATGAACCCGGATCTCCCGCAGCCCGCGGTGCGGCTGTTCGAATTCTCGACCGACGCGGCGGCCGACACCGTCCTGTACTGCTTCACGCATGCCGGCGGCGCGGCCCCGTTCTACCGGCCGTGGGCGGCCAGCCTGCCGCCCGGCGTCGCGCTCTGTGCGATCCAGCAGCCGGGCCGCCAGGACCTGATGCGACTGCCGCCGTACGCCGACATGAGCGCGCTCGCCGACGCTGCGGCCCGGGCGATCGCGGCTCACCTGCAGGGCCGACGCCACGTCTTCTTCGGGCACAGCATGGGTGCCCTGACGGCGTTCGAGACCGCCCGCCGGCTGCGGCGGGCCGGCGTTCCGGGACCTGACCTGCTGGGTGTCTCCGCGTGCCCCGCGCCGCACCGGGCCGGTGGTCGGCCGGGGGTCAGCGGCCTCTCCGACGAGCAGCTGTTGGCCCGGGTGGCGGGGCTGGGCGGGATCGCGCCCGAGTTCCTGGCCTCCCGGGAGCTGGTGAAGCTGATGCTGCCCGCGATCCGCGCCGACTACGAGGTCCTCGACGGCTACGAGTACGTCGCGGAGGCGCCGCTGGACTGCGCGCTCACCATCTTCGGTGGACTGTCGGACGACTCGGTGCCCGAGGACGCGCTGCGCGCGTGGGACGGGTACGCGTCGGGACCGACGGCGGTCGAGCTGTATCCCGGCGGGCACTTCTATCTGAACGACCGGGCGGCCGGGATCCTCGACGTGCTCTTCGCCCCCGGCACGGCTGCTCCTCGTAACCTCGATCGACAGGCGGTTGACCTCTGATGGCGACATTCCTCAAGCGGGCCGGTCTCGAGGCCGGGCTCGACCACCTCCGCGCCTCGCCCACCGGGAGCGGCACCCTGGAGATGATCGTCCGGCGGCCGGAGGTCGGCGAGCGGGAGATGCTCGACGAGGGCGTGCTCGACCTCGCCGAGGGCCTGGTCGGTGACATGTGGCTGCGGCGCGGCAGCCGCGACAAGATCACCGGTACGCCCGACGTCAACCGGCAGATCACCGTGATGAACGCCCGGTGCGCGGCGTTGGTGGCGCAGGACCGCGAGCGCTGGGCGCTCGCCGGCGACCAGCTCTATGTCGACTTCGACCTGAGCGTCGCGAACGTTCCCCCCGGGACGCGGCTGCAGATCGGGTCGGCGGTCATCGAGGCGACGACCGAGCTGCACCTGGGGTGTAGCAAGTTCCAGACGCGCTTCGGTTGGGACGCGGTGCTCTTCGTCAACTCGCGCGTCGGCCGGGAGCTGCGGCTGCGCGGCATGAGCGCGAAGATCGTGACCGGTGGCGTCATCCGTACCGGCGACAAGGTGCAGCGGGTGGTCGACGGCGCGGCCTAGCGCGGCGTCGGCGGGCTCACACCCGCAGCAGGGTGACCGCCCAGTGCATCCCGCTGCCGAGGGTGGTCAGGGCGACCAGGTCGCCGTCCTGGAGTTCGCCGTCGCGAAGCAGCCGGCGCAGGCCGACCAACTGGTCGGCCGTGCCGAAGTGACCGTTCTCCAGGGCCAGGTCGTTGGTGAGCTGCGCCAGGGGTACGCCCAGCGCCCGGGCGATGTCGGCCGCCGCCTTCTGGTTGTCGTTGAGGTGGATGAAGCGCTTGATCTCGCTGATATCCGTCCCGGTGCGGGCGCAGGCCCGGTCCACCGCGATCCGCATGTTCCCGCCGAACTTCCGGACGAACGCCAGCATCCGGCGGGCGTCGTTGTCGCACAGCTCGCCGAGCCGGTCGAGCGGGTTGCGCACCCGCAGCCCGTCCCGGCCGGCCACCGTGGACGGGTCGAAGGGCCGCGCGGCGCCGCCGACGTCCATCCGGAAGAAGTCCGCGTACTGGCCGTCGGTGATGGTCTCGGTGGCCAGCCAGCGGCCCCGCTCGTGGCCGCGCCGCACCAGCGCCGCCGCGGCACCGTCCGACAGCACGGTCGTCGTGGAGTCCATCCGGTTCTGGTACGTGTCGCAGACCCGGTTCGCCGAGACGATGAGTGCGTGCCGATAGTCCGGATGGGTGGCGAAGCGCCCGGCGACCGCGTCGAAGGCGACCGTGCCGGAGCTGCACGCCTGGTTGATCAGCATCGCCTCGGCGTTGACGGCCCCGATCCGGCCCTGCACCGCGGCGGCGGCGTCCCAGCAGAGGTACTCGGCGAAGTCCGCGATGGCGAGCACCACCAGGTCGACCTCCGCGGCGTCCACCGAGGACGCCCGGAGGGCCTCCTCGCACGCCCGCACCGCCAGATCCGTGAGCAGCGCACCGTCCTCGGCCCGGTGGAAGCGCCGGTAACCCCAGGACCGCACCGTCTCCTCGCTGGCCGCGTACTGCGCGATCACCGCGTCGGTGACCTCCACCGGTTCGCCGAGAGATTCGCCGATGGCGACGATCCCGAACGACATCCAAGCCTCCTGCCAGGGGTCGGCGGCCTCCGATGCGGGTGCCGGGCCGTACGAGACCGCCATCCTAGTCCGGCGGCCACCCGCGCCGGGGACACCCGGGACGGCGGCCGCGCGTTACCCTGCGCCGGTGATCGATCCCGCTGCCGAGCAGCTGACCTTCCGCACCCTGCTGCACAGTCAGA
This genomic interval from Micromonospora sp. CCTCC AA 2012012 contains the following:
- a CDS encoding 3-oxoacyl-ACP synthase III family protein, with protein sequence MSFGIVAIGESLGEPVEVTDAVIAQYAASEETVRSWGYRRFHRAEDGALLTDLAVRACEEALRASSVDAAEVDLVVLAIADFAEYLCWDAAAAVQGRIGAVNAEAMLINQACSSGTVAFDAVAGRFATHPDYRHALIVSANRVCDTYQNRMDSTTTVLSDGAAAALVRRGHERGRWLATETITDGQYADFFRMDVGGAARPFDPSTVAGRDGLRVRNPLDRLGELCDNDARRMLAFVRKFGGNMRIAVDRACARTGTDISEIKRFIHLNDNQKAAADIARALGVPLAQLTNDLALENGHFGTADQLVGLRRLLRDGELQDGDLVALTTLGSGMHWAVTLLRV
- a CDS encoding thioesterase II family protein — translated: MNPDLPQPAVRLFEFSTDAAADTVLYCFTHAGGAAPFYRPWAASLPPGVALCAIQQPGRQDLMRLPPYADMSALADAAARAIAAHLQGRRHVFFGHSMGALTAFETARRLRRAGVPGPDLLGVSACPAPHRAGGRPGVSGLSDEQLLARVAGLGGIAPEFLASRELVKLMLPAIRADYEVLDGYEYVAEAPLDCALTIFGGLSDDSVPEDALRAWDGYASGPTAVELYPGGHFYLNDRAAGILDVLFAPGTAAPRNLDRQAVDL
- a CDS encoding nitroreductase family protein, with protein sequence MAAATLLSGDVVGPAAGRTPSIGDVSVTLARCAGVKGRSARSGELFRAVSSAGNRHPYEVYVSARGVDGLPDGVWHYDPRAHAVTLIGPPAVGEVTALVISGVPWRSCWRYSERGYRHVGWDCGTVTAHAVLAAAAQGLPARVETAFDDAAVRALIGARDGAEFPMVLVPLGDGTPAVAAGGEAAQGDLGAGAEEFPLVVAVHEAGNLRGAAEVAQWRRTRAGRDPALRPTAQVPAEAGDEPLELLVSRRRSTRRLDDAAVIPPAAARWIVDVASAAMPGDAGTLHEVRVVAHGVEGLDPGVYRPTADGLERTASTSREATFRTCLDQAPGRDAAAVLFLTPAPGPAVASDPRTYRAALLAAGYALGRIYLAVTALRLDCSGLTFVDSELPATIGVQDALAVIAVGVRR
- a CDS encoding MOSC domain-containing protein; its protein translation is MATFLKRAGLEAGLDHLRASPTGSGTLEMIVRRPEVGEREMLDEGVLDLAEGLVGDMWLRRGSRDKITGTPDVNRQITVMNARCAALVAQDRERWALAGDQLYVDFDLSVANVPPGTRLQIGSAVIEATTELHLGCSKFQTRFGWDAVLFVNSRVGRELRLRGMSAKIVTGGVIRTGDKVQRVVDGAA